The sequence TTGACGTTCCGATTTGAAGATCAGGGAGGCATCCTCCCCCTCCATCTCACGGGCGTTGCGCTGAATGGCTCGGCGGACCTGCCGGGAAGCCTCCGGTGGACGTACGACCTGGGAGTCGCCAACGGCCGCGGGACCAATACCAACAGGCAGCAAATCGTCGGCGACGACAACGACTGGAAAGCCATTGCGGCCCGCCTGACACTTCAGCCGATGGTCGTTCCGGGCTTGGAGGGAGGCTTCAGCACCTACCTGGATCGAGCGCCGCCGGGCGTTCCCCCGGAAGGTCTCGGGGAAACCACCCATGAGCAGCTCTACTCGGCCCACCTCGCATACCGCGAGACCCCTTGGGAGTTACTGGCGGAATTCGTGACCTACCGTCGCCTCCTCGAACAATCCCGTGCCGAGTCCTGGAACATGGGAACGTACGCCCAGCTTGCCTACAGCATCGACAAGGTGACCCCTTACGCGCGCGGCGAATTCCTCGATGCGGAGAAAGATCCGTACGCCGCGCAGACGGCCGACCTCTTGTGGTCCCGTTCCGTTCTCGCCGGGATCCGCTTCGACGCGGACGCGAACCTCGCCCTAAAGGCGGAGGGCGCGTCGGACAATCTGAGAGGATCGCGGGACGCCCGCCGGCTCACCTTTCAAGTCGCCTTCACATTCTAAGACGCCGTGGCTTTCCGGCTGCTGGTCTTCGCATGCGCCGCCCTCCTGGCGCTTGATGCTCCCCGGACGACCGCGGGGAGAAGACTTGTCGTCATCGTCCATCGGCATAACCCGGTCGAGAAGCTCACCCTGCCGGAACTCCGAAAATATTTCCGCGCGGAGCGCAAGCACTGGCCGGACGGCGAGCCGGTCGTCCTGGTCATGCGGGAAGCCTACGCAAGCGAACGAACCTTGTTCCTCACGAAGGTGTATCAGATGGACGATACCCGGTACCGTCGCTTCTGGCTGGAGAAAATCTTCCGCGGCGAAGCCGACCGGCCGCTGACGGCCATGTCGGCGGAATCCATGAGGCAGCTCGTCAGCCGCGAAAAGGGCGCGGTCGGCTTTCTTTGGGAGGACGAAGCGGACGCGTCGGTGAAGGTCATCCTGATCGACGGAACGGATCCCCTCACCGTGGTCGGGCCGGAGTCCGCCAGGGGGTCCCCATAGAAATGTTTCGAACTCTTCGAGCGCGCCTCATTGTATCGATCCTTTTTCTTCTCCTATCCGCCTTCTTCGCCTACTCCTGGTTCACTTTCCGATGGTTGGAAGGCTCCCTCACCCGATCGCAGGAAATCCGGACCGTGCTCCTGGGCGAAACCATCAAGCGCGGCCTCATGGTGACGATGCTTCTGGGTGAAGGGAAAAACATTCAAACCATCATCGAGGCGATGGCCCAGCATGAGGAAATTGAGACCATCCGAATTTTCGATACGCAGGGGCGGATCAAGAAATCATCGAGACTCCGCGAAATCGGCGCCTTCGTTCCGTCGTCGCTCGTGGAGGCCGGCCTCCGGGACCAGCCCCAGGTTTTCCGCGACAAGGGGATAGACGGTGAACCCGTATTCACCTCGCTCCAGAGGATCGATAACCTGGCGCAATGCCACCGGTGCCATGGGAGTGATCACAAAGTCCGCGGGATCCTGGAGCTCCAGGTCACCCTGGCGGGCGTCCTGGCCGAAGTGGATGCCCAGCGCACCCGGCTCATCTGGACGGCGGCCGGAACATTCCTGTTCCTTTCGGTCGGCCTCTGGTTCATGCTGCTCCGGGTGGTGGCCGGTCCCGTGGAACAACTTTCCCTCGCCATGCAAACGGCGCAAGGCGGCGACCTGTCGGTCCGGGCGCCGGAAGGCGGTCCTGAGGAGATCGCGCTGCTCGGTCGGGGGCTGAATTCCACCCTGGCCGCGCTCTCGGAAGCGCGCCGGAAATTCGAAGAGGCCCGCCACGCCGAGATGCTGCACATGGAGAGGCTTGCCTCCATCGGCGAAATGGCCTCCGGGATCGCGCACGACATCAAGAATCCCCTCGCCGGAATCGCCGGTTCCGCCGAAGTGATCCGCGATCAACTCCCGCGCGATGACCCCCGCAAAGAAGTCCTGAATGCCATCCTCTCCCATGTTCAGCGCCTGCATCACTCCATCGAAGGTGTCCTCTCCTACGTGCGGATCACGCCCCCCCACAGGATCGCCATCCCCTTGAAAAATCTCCTCGACAGGCTTCTCCTCCTCTGCGGTCCCGAGTTCGAAAAGAAGTCGATTGCGGTGCGTGTGGACACGCCCGATTCCCTGCCCCTTCTCCGGGTGGACACGGAGCGGATCCAGCAGGCTCTCATGAACCTCACGATCAACGCAGTCCAGGCCATGGGCAAGGGGGGCACCCTCGACTTCTCCGCGCGCGAGATCCTCGCGGGTAGGGTCGAACTCCGCATCTCGGATACCGGCGTCGGAATCCCATCCGAGAATCTCAACAAAATTTTTGAGCCGTTCTACACCACGCGGGAAAAGGGTACGGGACTCGGCCTCGCCACAACCCGGAGAATCATTGAAGAACACGATGGACAGATCACCGTGGAAAGCACCCCGGGTGCAGGGACCACATTCATCATTGTCCTGGAGGCGGCGCCGTGAGAATCGTCGTCATCGATGATGAACAGCTCATCCAGTGGTTCCTCAAGGAGGGACTCGCCGAGCGCGGGTACGACGTGGCCATCGCCAAGTCCGGCGAGGAGGGGCTCGACCTGATCGAACGCGATCTTCCCGATCTGGTGATTTTGGATCTGAAACTTCCCGGCCTCTCCGGTCTCCAGGTGTTGGAACGGCTCAAGCGCGACCACCCCGATGTGGTCGTCGTGATGATCACGGCGCATGGGGACGTGAACTCCGCCGTCCAAGCCATGAAATTGGGCGCGCACGACTTCATTCCGAAGCCTTTCAAGATGGAGGAAATGGCTTTGGTATTGAACAAGGCGCTCGCCACGGCGCGCCTCCGCGCCGAAGTTACGGCTTTGCGGCGCGCCCGCCGGCCCTCCTGCTGCCCGTCCGAGCTCGTCGGGACCTCCCCGGCCATCATGGACGTGATGGCGCTGGTCGAGAAAGTTGCGCCCACCGATGCCATCGTGCTGATCCAGGGTGAAAGCGGAACGGGAAAGGATCTCACCGCCCGGATCATCCACGACCGCAGCCCGCGTTCAACGGAGATGTTTCTGGAGGTGGACTGTACTTCGCTGCCGTCTACTCTCTTCGAGAGCGAAATTTTCGGACATGAAAAAGGGGCGTTCACGGATGCCAAGACGGCCAAGAAGGGCCTGATTGAAACCGCCGAGCGCGGAACCGTTCTTCTGAACGAGATTGCGGACGTTCCGCTCCCCGTGCAAGCCAAGCTCCTCCGCCTGATCGAGCAGAAAGCGTTCCGTCGCCTCGGAGGCACCCGCGACATCCAAGTCGACGCGCGCCTGATCGCCTGCACCAACCGCGACCTCCAGAAAGAGGTCGCCAAGGGTGGGTTCCGCGAGGACCTCTATTACAGGCTCAAAGTGTTCCCTCTGACTCTCCCTCCGCTCCGGGAGCGCGCCAAGGACATCCCCGAACTGGTACGGTGTTTCGTTGCCGATGCGGCCTCGAGCATGAGGAAACCGCTCCCCCCAATCGGCGCGGAGGCGATGGATCTTCTCGGGGTCTACCCCTGGCCGGGGAATGTGCGCGAACTCAAGAATGTGATCGAACGCGCCATGATCCTCGCGGAAGGCGGGCCGATCCTTCCGCTCCACCTCCCAACCGAAATCGTGGAAACACAAGCCGTGCTGCCCAACCACAAGCCACCCGTCACTCTGCCCGACCAAGGCGCTTCCCTCGGGGAAATCGAGAAGGAACTCATCGCCCAAGCATTGGCCAAGACCGGCGGCAATCAATCGCAGGCCGCCCGGCTCCTCGGCATCAGCCGCGACACCCTCCGCTACCGCATGGAGAAACATG comes from Nitrospirota bacterium and encodes:
- a CDS encoding sigma-54-dependent Fis family transcriptional regulator, producing the protein MRIVVIDDEQLIQWFLKEGLAERGYDVAIAKSGEEGLDLIERDLPDLVILDLKLPGLSGLQVLERLKRDHPDVVVVMITAHGDVNSAVQAMKLGAHDFIPKPFKMEEMALVLNKALATARLRAEVTALRRARRPSCCPSELVGTSPAIMDVMALVEKVAPTDAIVLIQGESGTGKDLTARIIHDRSPRSTEMFLEVDCTSLPSTLFESEIFGHEKGAFTDAKTAKKGLIETAERGTVLLNEIADVPLPVQAKLLRLIEQKAFRRLGGTRDIQVDARLIACTNRDLQKEVAKGGFREDLYYRLKVFPLTLPPLRERAKDIPELVRCFVADAASSMRKPLPPIGAEAMDLLGVYPWPGNVRELKNVIERAMILAEGGPILPLHLPTEIVETQAVLPNHKPPVTLPDQGASLGEIEKELIAQALAKTGGNQSQAARLLGISRDTLRYRMEKHGLA
- a CDS encoding HAMP domain-containing protein, whose translation is MFRTLRARLIVSILFLLLSAFFAYSWFTFRWLEGSLTRSQEIRTVLLGETIKRGLMVTMLLGEGKNIQTIIEAMAQHEEIETIRIFDTQGRIKKSSRLREIGAFVPSSLVEAGLRDQPQVFRDKGIDGEPVFTSLQRIDNLAQCHRCHGSDHKVRGILELQVTLAGVLAEVDAQRTRLIWTAAGTFLFLSVGLWFMLLRVVAGPVEQLSLAMQTAQGGDLSVRAPEGGPEEIALLGRGLNSTLAALSEARRKFEEARHAEMLHMERLASIGEMASGIAHDIKNPLAGIAGSAEVIRDQLPRDDPRKEVLNAILSHVQRLHHSIEGVLSYVRITPPHRIAIPLKNLLDRLLLLCGPEFEKKSIAVRVDTPDSLPLLRVDTERIQQALMNLTINAVQAMGKGGTLDFSAREILAGRVELRISDTGVGIPSENLNKIFEPFYTTREKGTGLGLATTRRIIEEHDGQITVESTPGAGTTFIIVLEAAP